One Malania oleifera isolate guangnan ecotype guangnan chromosome 9, ASM2987363v1, whole genome shotgun sequence DNA segment encodes these proteins:
- the LOC131164859 gene encoding uncharacterized protein LOC131164859 isoform X1, which yields MATAWVKSLQCKSRAVDVHNPIPKNILPTSSSCRGTVQSIKDVIDTTTKQNHRKPKSPFPKQPGSVRPRPAEPSSDRARFSSSALPTRTSDQYFPALKELGNGHPSRNVVEIIFHTSWSPKAFLGQIEMIFKIQNAPRTVARFEEYREAVKARAGSGQRIGKDASAWEDNARCVADGNEVMRFHCLGPASGGAYVAGATLAFSSGKGSSICTFSGSGEAHEKAGGGRGRRAMVVCRVVAGRVCKQLGIDSWLEERVGFDSVSGDNGELLVFDPRADNGWQATFLLPSFTSVFISWHCLVRKIGGGLEQI from the exons ATGGCGACGGCTTGGGTCAAGTCGCTGCAGTGCAAATCAAGAGCCGTCGACGTTCACAATCCGATCCCGAAAAACATCTTACCCACTTCTTCTAGTTGTAGAGGCACCGTTCAGAGCATCAAAGATGTCATCGACACCACCACCAAACAAAACCATAGAAAGCCCAAATCCCCATTCCCCAAACAACCAGGTTCCGTTCGCCCCCGCCCCGCCGAACCCAGTTCGGACCGGGCCCGGTTCAGCTCCTCCGCTCTTCCGACCCGGACATCGGATCAATATTTTCCGGCCCTGAAGGAACTGGGGAACGGCCACCCTTCACGCAACGTCGTAGAGATAATCTTCCATACGAGCTGGTCCCCGAAGGCGTTTCTGGGTCAGATAGAGATGATTTTCAAGATCCAGAACGCGCCCCGCACGGTGGCCCGATTCGAGGAGTATCGGGAGGCGGTGAAGGCGCGGGCTGGCTCAGGTCAACGAATCGGCAAGGACGCGAGTGCGTGGGAGGACAATGCGCGCTGCGTCGCGGACGGGAACGAGGTGATGCGGTTTCACTGCCTCGGCCCGGCCTCCGGCGGAGCCTACGTCGCCGGCGCCACCCTGGCTTTTTCCAGCGGAAAGGGTTCGTCGATTTGCACGTTTTCGGGGAGCGGGGAGGCCCACGAGAAAGCCGGCGGAGGGAGGGGCCGGCGGGCAATGGTGGTGTGCCGAGTCGTGGCCGGGAGGGTTTGTAAGCAACTCGGGATTGACTCGTGGTTGGAAGAACGAGTAGGCTTCGACTCGGTGAGTGGGGACAATGGCGAGTTGCTAGTGTTCGATCCTCGCGCG GACAATGGATGGCAAGCAACATTCCTTCTTCCATCCTTTACATCAGTGTTTATAAGTTGGCATTGCCTCGTCCGTAAAATTGGTGGTGGTTTGGAACAAATTTGA
- the LOC131164859 gene encoding uncharacterized protein LOC131164859 isoform X2 has protein sequence MATAWVKSLQCKSRAVDVHNPIPKNILPTSSSCRGTVQSIKDVIDTTTKQNHRKPKSPFPKQPGSVRPRPAEPSSDRARFSSSALPTRTSDQYFPALKELGNGHPSRNVVEIIFHTSWSPKAFLGQIEMIFKIQNAPRTVARFEEYREAVKARAGSGQRIGKDASAWEDNARCVADGNEVMRFHCLGPASGGAYVAGATLAFSSGKGSSICTFSGSGEAHEKAGGGRGRRAMVVCRVVAGRVCKQLGIDSWLEERVGFDSVSGDNGELLVFDPRAVLPCFLIIYKL, from the coding sequence ATGGCGACGGCTTGGGTCAAGTCGCTGCAGTGCAAATCAAGAGCCGTCGACGTTCACAATCCGATCCCGAAAAACATCTTACCCACTTCTTCTAGTTGTAGAGGCACCGTTCAGAGCATCAAAGATGTCATCGACACCACCACCAAACAAAACCATAGAAAGCCCAAATCCCCATTCCCCAAACAACCAGGTTCCGTTCGCCCCCGCCCCGCCGAACCCAGTTCGGACCGGGCCCGGTTCAGCTCCTCCGCTCTTCCGACCCGGACATCGGATCAATATTTTCCGGCCCTGAAGGAACTGGGGAACGGCCACCCTTCACGCAACGTCGTAGAGATAATCTTCCATACGAGCTGGTCCCCGAAGGCGTTTCTGGGTCAGATAGAGATGATTTTCAAGATCCAGAACGCGCCCCGCACGGTGGCCCGATTCGAGGAGTATCGGGAGGCGGTGAAGGCGCGGGCTGGCTCAGGTCAACGAATCGGCAAGGACGCGAGTGCGTGGGAGGACAATGCGCGCTGCGTCGCGGACGGGAACGAGGTGATGCGGTTTCACTGCCTCGGCCCGGCCTCCGGCGGAGCCTACGTCGCCGGCGCCACCCTGGCTTTTTCCAGCGGAAAGGGTTCGTCGATTTGCACGTTTTCGGGGAGCGGGGAGGCCCACGAGAAAGCCGGCGGAGGGAGGGGCCGGCGGGCAATGGTGGTGTGCCGAGTCGTGGCCGGGAGGGTTTGTAAGCAACTCGGGATTGACTCGTGGTTGGAAGAACGAGTAGGCTTCGACTCGGTGAGTGGGGACAATGGCGAGTTGCTAGTGTTCGATCCTCGCGCGGTACTACCTTGCTTTCTTATCATCTATAAATTGTAA